The following are encoded together in the Triticum dicoccoides isolate Atlit2015 ecotype Zavitan chromosome 6B, WEW_v2.0, whole genome shotgun sequence genome:
- the LOC119321939 gene encoding S-(+)-linalool synthase, chloroplastic-like, translated as MATAHVCFSFSSFAPLLHSALPVARSGDQSGRNSGFFRPSPVIYPGREPVSHELSDDFDFQESLLNVQALLHQHPKSNKGMLSTVDHLKRLCIDHYFQDEIDNIMETSVDLLHSDDLLDATLSLRLMREVGYYISADDVLQKFTNDNGDFNLRHSKDLRGLLSLHDMSHLNMGEASLYKAKEFSSKHLKFSLKYLEPNLARYVMKSLDHPYHVSLKQYKARHHLSYLQNLPTMHTAIEKLALVEFQMKKLQHQSEMQEVKRWWVDLGLSQEIPAARDQVLKWYMWSMTILEGFSFSRYRVEATKVISMVYIVDDIFDLVATQEELSLFNEAIKMWDLAAAESLPSYMISCYKDLYTITNDIADMVIKEHGLNPINHLKQAWATLFDGFMIEGKWLSTNQVPTSEDYLRNGVITSGAPLLFMHLLFMLGHDLTEDNNDYILRVISCPAKIMRLWDDMGSAKDELQEGLDGSYKDLYQRENPHADAEKHMLDMIAGEWEHLNRECFSQTKSTLPPSFIGASLNFARMVSIMYGYDDEQRLPALEDYTRMLLF; from the exons ATGGCTACTGCGCATGTatgcttctccttctcctccttcgcaCCATTGCTCCATTCGGCTTTGCCGGTGGCCAGAAGTGGTGACCAGAGTGGCCGAAACAGTGGCTTCTTTCGCCCTTCGCCGGTGATATATCCCGGGCGGGAGCCTGTGTCCCATGAGCTGTCCGATGATTTTGACTTCCAG GAAAGCCTATTGAATGTTCAAGCGTTGCTTCATCAACATCCGAAAAGCAACAAAGGAATGTTGAGCACGGTTGATCACCTCAAACGCCTCTGCATTGACCACTATTTCCAGGATGAAATCGATAACATAATGGAGACGTCTGTGGATCTCCTCCATAGTGATGATCTACTTGACGCAACCCTTTCCTTAAGGCTGATGAGAGAAGTTGGATATTATATTTCGGCAG ACGATGTTCTTCAGAAGTTCACAAACGATAATGGTGATTTCAACCTTAGGCATAGCAAAGACCTTAGAGGGTTGCTGAGCTTGCATGACATGTCACACCTCAACATGGGGGAAGCTTCACTCTACAAGGCAAAGGAATTCTCAAGCAAGCACCTGAAATTTTCACTTAAGTATTTGGAGCCTAACCTTGCGAGATATGTGATGAAGTCACTAGACCATCCCTACCATGTGAGCCTGAAGCAATACAAGGCTAGGCATCATTTGAGTTACCTCCAGAACTTGCCTACCATGCACACTGCAATTGAGAAGCTGGCACTTGTAGAATTTCAGATGAAGAAGTTGCAACATCAAAGTGAAATGCAAGAGGTTAAGAG ATGGTGGGTGGATTTGGGATTATCTCAAGAAATTCCAGCTGCAAGGGACCAAGTTCTGAAATGGTACATGTGGTCCATGACTATCCTCGAGGGTTTCTCCTTCTCAAGATATCGGGTTGAGGCCACAAAGGTTATCTCAATGGTCTACATTGTGGATGACATCTTTGATCTTGTCGCCACACAGGAGGAGCTCTCTCTCTTTAATGAGGCAATCAAAAT GTGGGATCTTGCAGCTGCTGAGTCACTGCCGAGTTACATGATATCATGTTACAAGGATCTTTACACCATCACAAATGATATCGCTGATATGGTCATAAAAGAGCATGGACTGAATCCTATCAATCATCTCAAGCAAGCA TGGGCAACTTTGTTTGATGGATTCATGATCGAGGGAAAATGGCTATCTACTAATCAGGTTCCTACATCGGAGGACTACCTAAGAAATGGTGTCATCACTTCAGGAGCACCACTTTTATTTATGCATCTTTTATTCATGCTTGGGCATGATTTGACAGAGGACAACAACGACTACATCCTTAGGGTCATCTCCTGCCCTGCAAAGATCATGAGGCTCTGGGATGACATGGGGAGTGCAAAG GATGAGTTGCAGGAAGGGCTCGACGGATCATACAAGGATTTGTACCAGAGAGAAAaccctcatgctgatgcggagaagCACATGTTGGATATGATAGCGGGTGAATGGGAGCATCTAAACAGGGAATGCTTCTCTCAGACAAAGTCCACACTACCACCTAGCTTCATCGGGGCGTCTCTCAACTTTGCAAGGATGGTCAGCATCATGTATGGCTATGACGATGAGCAGAGGCTCCCCGCTCTGGAGGATTACACTAGGATGTTGCTCTTTTGA